In a genomic window of Helianthus annuus cultivar XRQ/B chromosome 10, HanXRQr2.0-SUNRISE, whole genome shotgun sequence:
- the LOC110884429 gene encoding probable WRKY transcription factor 33, whose translation MDSSGRRLSTSASISRHQIFSYYNSFSNLVSNDTMNEELNSSLFNFDNEIDSSNQFLTPFSPSSFIPTYPNQFFDSPSFLFNSNIISTPASGNYFGYDIEEGKTNVSDLVSRSQTSPATISRNKMEDSLKSQVLDWNGKSEPKQIGFSMEISKIKPEPESLHSPHKGCKLYPIQASKTQSKFEDGYNWRKYGQKQVKGSNKPRSYYKCSYPDCPSKKKVEKDLNGYIAQVIYKGKHNHPMPHNMKTLLLNSTENTMFDYSIDKNRFESSSQNSFASFGEDEYDQDSSLSKSGNDYENETDFPNAKRWKIDEAESEEIAYVGSKAVQEPKVVIQMKSEIDILDDGYKWRKYGQKVVKGNPNPRSYYKCTNIGCPVRKLVERASHDLQSVIITYEAKHNHGVPSRGVGSYATTQPPKSSTTKASNHCKTETSMYLPDYSYNVQSNDFGFMETSYPNQDWIREKFKEEPQNDFIYNSF comes from the exons ATGGATTCTTCAGGAAGAAGATTGAGCACCTCTGCTTCGATTTCACGACACCAAATATTTTCTTATTATAATTCTTTTAGTAATCTTGTTTCAAATGACACCATGAATGAAGAACTGAATTCGAGTTTGTTTAATTTCGACAACGAAATTGATAGTTCAAATCAGTTTCTTACACCCTTTTCACCTTCTTCTTTCATCCCTACATACCCAAATCAGTTCTTTGATTCTCCTTCTTTCCTATTCAATTCTAAT ATTATTTCAACTCCAGCATCAGGGAATTATTTTGGTTATGATATTGAAGAGGGAAAAACAAATGTTTCTGATTTAGTTTCTCGATCGCAAACGAGTCCTGCTACCATTTCTAGAAACAAGATG GAGGATTCTTTGAAAAGTCAAGTTCTAGATTGGAATGGCAAAAGTGAACCCAAACAAATTGGCTTCTCCATGGAAATCAGCAAAataaaaccagaaccagaatcactACACTCTCCTCATAAAGGTTGCAAGTTGTACCCAATTCAAGCTAGCAAAACACAAAGCAAGTTTGAAGATGGTTATAACTGGAGAAAATACGGTCAAAAACAAGTCAAAGGAAGCAACAAACCGCGTAGTTACTACAAGTGTAGTTATCCTGATTGTCCATCTAAGAAGAAAGTGGAGAAGGACTTAAACGGGTATATCGCTCAAGTTATTTACAAAGGGAAGCATAATCATCCAATGCCACATAACATGAAGACATTATTGTTAAACTCGACCGAAAACACAATGTTTGATTACTCTATTGATAAAAATCGTTTTGAGTCCTCTTCTCAAAATTCCTTCGCTTCTTTTGGGGAAGACGAGTATGATCAAGACTCTTCGCTTAGCAAATCGGGCAATGACTATGAAAATGAGACCGACTTTCCCAACGCTAAGAGATG GAAAATAGACGAGGCTGAGAGTGAAGAAATAGCGTATGTTGGGAGTAAAGCTGTTCAAGAACCGAAGGTAGTTATTCAAATGAAAAGTGAGATCGATATTCTTGATGATGGATATAAATGGAGGAAATATGGACAAAAAGTAGTTAAAGGAAATCCAAACCCAAGAAGCTACTACAAATGCACAAACATAGGTTGCCCTGTGCGAAAGCTTGTGGAACGAGCTTCACATGATTTACAATCTGTGATCATAACTTATGAAGCTAAACACAACCATGGTGTACCTTCACGTGGTGTTGGCAGTTATGCCACCACCCAACCACCTAAGTCTAGCACCACAAAGGCTAGCAACCACTGCAAGACCGAGACATCTATGTATTTGCCAGACTACTCGTATAATGTTCAATCCAATGATTTTGGTTTCATGGAAACTTCATATCCGAATCAAGATTGGATTAGGGAGAAGTTTAAGGAAGAACCACAAAATGACTTCATCTACAACTCATTTTAG